The sequence GGCGTTTGTTCGCAACAACAGGAGTATCTGCGTGCGACGGACACGCAATAATGGAACAGAGTGGTCGGATACACTCTACTGCGTGCCGAATGATTCTGCTGCCTTTGCCAACCCGACAATCACGTACACGCGAGTTCCCGGCACGCAGCGCCTGATGCTCATTCTCGCGTGGGAAAGCGATGAGTACCCGATGCCGGGCGGAATTCTCATGTACACCACGTGGGATAATGGCGTGTGGAATCAACAGTCGCCTATCACGCTCGACTTTGCGGGCGATCGCAATCCGCATCTTGCTCCGCACGATAGCGGTGCCGGCATTGTGTGGGAACGCCGCGGACGCATCATGTATTCGCGCTACTCAGCGGGAGTCTGGTCGTGGCCCGAATACGTCACGCCGACCGGAGATTCGCTTAATTCGAATCCCAAACTCACGTACGACAATGCGTACCCGGTGGTTGTCTGGACAAAGCGAAAGGCTCCTGACACCACTTACGCCATTTACAACTCAACAAAGCGCGGGGGCGTTTGGCGGCTGCCGGACACGCTCGCCTATTCAGGCGACAACCGACAACCGTCGTTCTTCAAGCCAGCAATGTCATGGGCGCCACTTTCAGTCTGCTGGAGCAAAACGTACGGAGATTACAGGGTAGTGGTATCAAGAGGGTTTGGCTTTCGCAACGATTCTCTCCAACTTGAGGCGATTGAGACTCTTTCGCCCAATCAGGCCCAAGGAATTAATTCTTCGCCTGCAGTAAACAATACGCCCATTCCCATCACCACTCAATCAACGCCGCTCATGTGGCATATTGCCGGAACGTGGCGAACCAATTCGCCGACGTTGGGCGACGGCATAGCCGTTTCATCATGGGGAGGAATGGTAACATCTACATTCAATCCGCCATCTCTCACAACATACTTCAATCCTGATATTTCTCCCGGAGTGTGGTCGTATCCCTACGTTCGGATTTGGGTGGCGTGGGAAGGTGTCACCAACAACTCGTGGAAACTCTACGGCTCGGTTTTTACAGTGATGATTACAGACGTGCAAGAAGGCGAAGCGAAACCTGCGGCTTATGCATTGTATCAGAACTATCCGAATCCGTTCAACCCAATGACGACAATCAGGTATCAGCTTCCGGCAGCCGGCCATGTTACACTCAAGGTTTTTGATTTACTTGGTAGAGAAGTTGCCACATTGGTGGATGGGATTCAGCAAGCCGGATTCAAGTCGGTGGCGTTTGATGGGGGCGGATTGCCAAGCGGTATCTATTTCTACAGGCTGAACAACGGCAACTATTCGGCTGTGAAGAAAATGGTTTTAATTCAGTAATCTTCAAAGGAGATTTCCGATGACTCGCATATTCGCCACGTTCACAATTCTGATTCTGGCGGTTGGAACAGGTTTCGGACAGACCTATTCCACTTATACCGGCATCAGCGGATTCTACGACTATCAAGCCAACTACCGAACGCCGCAATACATACGTGCATGTCCCGGCACATCTTCCATCCATGCTATCATGATGGTGGCGGATGATTCGCTGAATGTCAGCACGAGCAGACGAACGGCATACGCTTACAGTTCCGACGGCGGCACAACGTGGACGACGTTCAACGATATCCGGGTCCCTGCACGAAGGTCAGGCTTCCCCTCGCTCGACATTCTTCAAGGCACAGCCGCCAATGCCGCGGTTATTGCAAACCACAACGTTGTTGCAGCGTCGTTGCAATCTGTTGTGTATGTAGATTATCCCGTGGGAAGCGGCGCCTTCTCCGAGCTGAACGCCCCTCCACTCATCGGTGGCGATGAACCGATTTTTCCGGAGATTGCCGGAGCTGCCGACGGTTCCATTGTGATGCTTGCAAGCAGAGCGGCGGCAACAACGTCACATCGGACGAGAATCACTGACTTTACCAACTGGCAACCGTGGGGTAGTTTGACACCTGACTTCGTCAGCGACGGGTACGTTGTTGAAGCAAACGGTACGGGGAGAGTCGGGATTGCCGTTGCCGCTCCGTCGTCACCGCTGCAATGGCTTGAGTCGACGGATAACGGCGTTACGTGGCCCGCAAGTCTTACCGAACTGCTTCCCGAAGTCATTTCCGCCGGATCGGATTCGTTCGTCATCACTCCCGGCTTCGATCTCGTCTTCATAAACGGCGACACGCTGATCACGTTTGGGGTAACGAAACAACTGAACGGCATTCCGACGCATCGCTTCTCCGGCATCGGGTTCTACAGCGGGCGGACTGGCTTTGTGATTGCCGTTCCACACGAGTCGGTGTTGCGCGCTGTTGACACGTTAAGCAAACGGCAGACGAACATGTTCCCCGTCGGATATCCCGCCATTGGCGTTTCGGGATCGAATATTGTGATAGCGTTTCAGGCGTTCATGCCCGAAACATCGCAGGCGGGATTCAACTATGCAGATGTGTTTATCACGTCGTCATCGAATGGAGGACTCACTTGGGCAACGCCATCCAATGTATCAAATACACTGACACTCGATGAACGATACGTGAGCATGTCGAAATGGAATCCCGC is a genomic window of Bacteroidota bacterium containing:
- a CDS encoding T9SS type A sorting domain-containing protein; the encoded protein is MSWAPLSVCWSKTYGDYRVVVSRGFGFRNDSLQLEAIETLSPNQAQGINSSPAVNNTPIPITTQSTPLMWHIAGTWRTNSPTLGDGIAVSSWGGMVTSTFNPPSLTTYFNPDISPGVWSYPYVRIWVAWEGVTNNSWKLYGSVFTVMITDVQEGEAKPAAYALYQNYPNPFNPMTTIRYQLPAAGHVTLKVFDLLGREVATLVDGIQQAGFKSVAFDGGGLPSGIYFYRLNNGNYSAVKKMVLIQ